The genomic interval TTGTAGATAATGGATCAAAATACAGTTTAGCAAGAAATTATGCTATTCCTGAAGAATATTGGGAACAAGCTGACAAACCATCCACAAGAATTGGAATGGGAAACAACgagatatatatgaatatctcCACGAAgaatgttaaaatttcattgaaGGAAATTTTATCGTTAAGCATTTTGGCAATGTGAAACTCAAGAAGCTGATTTGTCGATAGGAAATGATTTTCTCCTTCAACAAGTAGTAACTCAAACTCCAGACATGCTCGGGTTTgaaaaatataacaagtttgactaggaatccagACTTACAGTTGCAGTAAGAATTACATGAGAATGTTTCGCAGAGCAATATCAGAGATCGCAAGCGAAGTATGATGATCACAAACCAGGTTATGAACCGAAAATGCAGCTGGTTCTGCTGTTAAAAGATCAGCTAAATGAGCATTAAGAAATAATAACAGTTGGAATGAGTTTAGAAGACTCGGAAGACTCAGAATCAGAGGAAGATCCTCAAAATTCTGATAATAAGACTTCAAGCTCcgatggagaagaagatttcATAATGGAACATAACCTTAAGGTATATGCCAATAAGGTTGAACAAATAAAAGTTCCTACCCTTGCGGAAATTGAGAATTTACTAAAACCTGTAATCAATGAAGATCTTCAACTATACTGGGAAATAAATCCAATATATTGTGAACTAAAGATGCATGATGCAAATGTTATTTGCCATGAAAAAGGCAATTCCTGATTACAGAGAGCAGGATAGAGAAAAGACATGGACAACCAGATTTAAAAACTTCCTGAAAAGAAGTTAATTAGGCCATCTAACAATCATCATCATGCTTCGGCTTTCCTTATAAGAAATCATGCAAAACAAGTAAGAGGAAAAACTAGAATGGTAATAGATTATAGAGATGTGAACAAGAAAACCATCAAGGATGGTTATCAGATAGCTCAAGTGAGAGTTTTCATCAACAGACTTAAGGGAGCAAATCTTCTCCAAGTTTGATGCAAAGTCAGGATTTTAGCAAGTCAAGATGCATCTTCCATAGCATTAACCGCTTTCGGAACCCCTTAACAACATTATGAATGGCTAGTCATGTCGATTGGATTAAAGCAACCCCCGCCCATTTTTCGAAGAAAGATGGATAATATATTCAAGTCTTATACATATTTCTGCATAGTTTATATTGATGACATTCTGGTTTTCTCTAAAACTATGAATGAACATCTAAAACACCTCGAACAGATTTGCGAGCTTATTGTCCAGAAATGAATCATTCTTagacaaaagaaaattcatcTTATTGAAGGTGAAATAGATTTCCTTGACATACATGTTAAGGATGGGGAGATTCGTCTCCAAGACCATATTGTTAAAAAGATTAGTCAGTTTCCAGATACCATCCCAGATGCTAAGTCTCTACAAAGATTTTTAGGAGTTGTTAATTTTGCGAGAGATTTTATTCCTCAAGTTAGTCGTCTCActgctcttctctctcccaaaACAAGCTCTAAAAAGAAGTGGTTTTTTATGACTGCTGAGTTCAAGGTAGAAACAATTACCTTAACAAAATCGACTTTTCGATAAGTTACAAAACGTAGCCCTTCCAATTCAATCAGTCATTTTCTCTTCGATTAAACTCCTTTTTGGTTTCCCTTCCTCTTAGCTAAATTCCTTCTCGTTTCGGtgacaaaacaaaagaattcaAATGACGAATACACTGATGAACACATACGGGAAAACAGAGGAAGTGAATGAAATGAGTTTGGTTGAACTGATAATTGTAATTTTAAAGAGTAAGGGAAAAGAGCCCAGAACTTCAATGAAAGAAGTATGATTCTTACCCAAAGCTATGGAGAATCGAAATTTGGCAAGGTTGAAGATGATGAACAGTGGATGTGGAGAACTTGAATTTTCATCTCTTTGGTTTCTTCTCCAATTGCCTGCATGTCAGCACCAGGAGGATAGCATCACCGAGAAGTGCTGATTTGGATCTCCCGAAGTCGCGCCACCGCCGAAGCTGGCCGGAagagtcgggtcgggtcggcgTCCTTCTTCTGGGtctgaagaagagagaaatcaCGAGAGGGAGAAGAAGCTTCAACGTTCCCTTCTTCCTTTGGTTTTGACCAAAAGCTGACTTCCCTTCTATTTTATATAAATGGATGGAGGGCCTAGATCAAGAGGTGAAGGTTGATCCAAAGGCTAGAATTAAAAGCCTTGGTCACAAATTTTAAATGAAGGAGAAGTAAAGTAAAATGGAGGGCTAAGATTAAATGTGAGAAGAGGTGGAAGAGGCAAATGGCCAAGATCTTCCCACCTATTTTTTCTGAAAAATATGAATGATTTTCTAATATTGCAAAACTTTGAAAAATCATAGAAAGCAGCTCGAACctcaaaacaataatccaaAAATACTGGTGAACTCATAACTACATGGACTTAATTGTCGTAGCTAGAAATTAGAGAGTTGACGAAGTTAAGAAATGGTCGTAAGAAGAAATGATGTATTACTTTAAAATTTTACCATTAGTTATTAACTTTGTCGTAATCTCACCAATTAGTATAGTAAAATTCTCAAGACTCACAATTACATTTCTCCATATCATTATGTTAGATTGATTCAAAGTTCGGTAAAAATGTCTTATGtcacaaagaaaaatggcAGGCCTAATCAAAGTATTCCATGAATGAAGGTCATGACCATTGCCAGAACAAGAAAGAGAGTTTTGAGAGACATAAGTTCAAGCCTTCTAGCGAGCGGAGAGAAAATTGTCACCTGTTATAACCACCGAATAATTAATCTGTGTACCCGCTACACCACGTGGCATTGTCATGTGGTATACCCAGCCAATCATATTAGgtcatggtataattaacatgcacgcggtggaaatgacaaaagtttatttacatataagaactaatcagaaacaatcacagtaaaaaatgaacCATTAACATTAAGGGGGTACGCCTCGTGAGATATGtggcgggtatatataataatttctctatAACCACCCTCCACCAAAGAACAACGACTTCTTTACATCCTTAGGGAGAAAAGAGGTTGATTGCACTCTAGCCACTACCACCTAGTTAGAAAAGATAGAGAAGGAAGAAAAACATAAGATTTCTATCTATGATTCAGATCTTGAATCTAAGATAGAGGATTATGGCTCAGAAGCATCCTATGATTTTGATGAGGAAGCACATCTCAACATTATCAACTAGATGGAATGCTGAGTAGTTGCCAACGCATTAAGccaaaattcttttcttttctgacTAAGACATTTTTTGCTACTGACGGTCTGACGCTACAAAACAACTAACTTTGTTTTTCCTAAAGTAAAGTTCAAATTATTCAAGCTAAAGAGGAATCCTCTTGTCTGCCAATTGTTCTTGTCTGTCACCTATTATATGTCaattttaagtttgatttgaagtCTGAAGTCTATATAAGAGGCTCAATCTTCTCAAGGAGAGGATAagagaaaatcaaaaattcTCACCATCTTTCAGAAGGAAGGAGAAAGTCAGTCAAAGAGTGTTCTAGTATAGTGTGAGTGTAAGAGTGAATGTATAATATGGTTGGAGTGTGAGTATGCTTATGGTGTGAAGTATCATACTACTGTAATCATCTGGTGTGGTGTGCTTATCTTACAAGtaagtttatatatattttaagtcATGTGTAACTAAACAGCTTTAGATGTGTAACTAAACAACTTTAGTTGTTTACTTAAGAGTTGAGGCTCTGGGTttttaatttgtatatatgtttaagtAAATAAATTCATATTGTGAGCCCAATACACCATCTTTTATTTTAGGACAGGATTAAAGTAATCTAGGTTGATACTATAGGTTTTTCAACCTTTTTCCTGGATAAGACAACAATGATCCCGCCAAGTTTAAGTAACCGTAGACAAGAGGTCGTTATGTGGTTTTTTTGGCATAATGAAAGGTTAGTGCTTGATAGGAAAATGTTTATAAACTTGTAAGAATACCTGAGTCTACTTTtagtaaaataataataataataataataataataaggcAAAAAGGCCGATTTGCATCCCAAACTTGGtaataattgtcaatttgcaccatgaacttgcatttgagtgaATTTACCTTCTAAACTTGGttaaaattgccgatttgcactctatccgttaaatttaatgttttccatccaattttaagtcacatgtcgtgcatttgaggggcaatatttcaattatatatttattcatatttaataatgaaataaattaataaaattacttaagatgaacacttgttacaatgttttttttcgaaacatgttattgatttatatatttattattttacgagatatggtatgttaaaagatattagaaaaatataaataaatacattgaaaattaaaaataaatgtgtgttctgggagaattactattttaccattttatgtgtcttagccttattaggtttcatgttagaaaTAAATTCGCATCtatgtaatagattaggactccgaatcctacgggattgtggttatgtagtgtctatatatatgcctcattatcaataattaaacggttacgttttgttccattacgtcattattattcttgtttcgttcctcctccaataatgtgtacatataaatatatgtatatatatatatatacacaacacactatatttgaatgggtggatatgttgaatatataattcgaagtagggttaagtatgtagaaaaaatatgtaaataaataatttgattaaaaaataatcttccttttaaataatatttttatttgtttttaagaaaaagacaacattacccctcatgtgcatgacatgtgacgcaaaattgaatagaaataattaaatttaatagatggggtgcaaatcggtaattttttaccaagtttaggaggtaaattgattcaaatacaagttcgggtgcaaattgacaattttaacTAAATTTGAGGTGTATTTTAACAATTTTacctaataataataaataaataaatttctgTTAACTTTACCGGAGCCGTTATCTCCGGTAATAATGATAGAAAAGGTGAGACACCGATCTGATATTTTTCAAAAGTGGGACACTGTTTCTATGATTTACTCAATGGAATTAGCATCGAAACCTATTTCTTTTTGGAAACTTGAAGAAGCAAATGAGTATTGGCATTTGCAACTGTTGACTCCATTGGAATTTCTTCTCACATTCGATTGGAAGCCATATCTTTCATCTTTCATCTTATTCCTCCATTCGTACCCCAACAGTTTAAACAGCCAAAATGCCAACAAATAGctggagaaaacaaaaataggCAACATCATCCAGCTCTATTGGGAGAACGAATGCCTACATTGGCACAAAAAAAAGGCCATGACCCTAGGCATCTAAGAATGGTTGAACCAGGGTCCAACAGCACCATTCACATGCCCATTGCTGTGAATCCCAACACCGTTAGGAATGAGTGAAGTAGGCATTCCCACGGCCATTTGTGGGGGTGCGGCGAGATATAACCCATGGTTCTGTGGGTGCGGGCTTACAAGAGGACTGCCAGCTGGACTCCCCTTATGCTGCTGGAGGGTGTGTATCTGCCTAAGCCCTTCTTCATGGATACGGGATAGCGTCTCTAACTCCTTCATTGATAAAGCCTCCAAACCAGCACCATAGAGAGGAGCATGCCGGGACATTTCTTCCTGAAGTGACGCCTCGAGGGTATGAATATATTGCTGTGAACGATAGAGAGCAAGTGTCAGTAAAACTATTGGACTGTTGTTCTTCTGCATATAAGATATAAGAAATGAAGCTTAAGCCTCCAGAATAGGAAGAGGATGAGCATGgatagaagaaagaaaagaaaaaacataggCAAAAACCTGGCAGGCCTGCAGTTTTGATTCCATCCCATCGATATAGGCTTCACACCGAGCCACCTGCTTTTCCTTCTCTCGTTTCTCTCCTTCTGTTTGTCCTACTGTTTGTGTCAGTCTTCGTACTTCATCCTCCAGAGATTGTCGAACTTCCTCTCGAGTCATCTTCTCAGTGGCATAACGTTtcagttcttcatcaaatctttTACGTGCAGCATCGGCACCTTTCAGCCTTTCAGCTAGAGTGTTTTTCTCCTTCACAACTTTCTGTCAAATTTATCAATTGCAGTGAGAAAATGGTTTGGCTTCATACAAAAACCATCAACAGTTTATGAAAATCATCAACagtttatgatgaattaaaAGATTTAGACTATTCAAGTGATGGTTAAGCAGGAAAATGTTGAACTAGGAACCTTGACTAAATAAAGGCACCTGGTCAAGCAGATTTATGGACTAGAGACTGAACTCAAAATCATATTTCTGCccaaaacataaataaagATGTAGCAAAGAAGAAACAAACTACTGGAGGATCCACAATCACAATTGGAACTAGTAGAGAGTTCGAACTCAAGTTGGCATGCCGAGAAAAGTTGGAGACATAGCAACCAAAAACActtattttcataattaaaaaaagaaattgcaGGTCAAGCAAGTGAACTGAGATTGGAAAGAGAATACCATTTTGAGTTAAATATGAATTGTAGAAGATAATCAGCTTCTAATAAAAGGCTGAGAGGTCATAAGAGATGACAAGAATATTAATAAGTAATAATAATACCATATACCTTCAATTCATCACGTTTTCGGGACTTCAATTGAGAGATCTGTGTTTCTGCATCATGAAGACGATCCTGGAACAATTTCCTATCTGTAGTGAGCTTTTTTATTTCATCATCTCGCTCTGAGCGGTGCCACTCAAGCTGACTCTCAACTTCTTGTATTCGTTCCAACAGCTCCTTCTTTTCTCGGACAAAGCAGTCAGTCTCAGCCTTCATTTCAGACTGCCACATCATGACATGCATCAATTCTAATATTCTCCGAAAAGAATAAATAAGATGCAATAATCCTAGCCATATCACCAGTTAAGACAAGTACCTTAAGACGGTTGTTAGTGGCCTCGGATTCACTCAGTTTTTGTGTTATGACAGCTTTCTCTCTATCCATAACAGCAGTTTCTGCTTTCCTTTCTTCCCGCATTCGCATGATTTCATCTTCACTAGCACATAACTGGTGCCAAAGAGCAGCCCGATCGACATTTGCAAGTTCAGCAACCTCCCGCATCAGACTCAAAACTGGTCTAACAATTTCTTGCTCCTCACAAGCTAGTGTCACCAATATATCAAAATCCAGATCAATTTCACGACTTCTATCTGTAGTACTAGTGGCACAATCAATAAGTCTCTTTAGAATTCTCCCTCTATATGACTCGTCAGCATACCATTTGAACAATAATGTGTATAGCATCTTAACAAATCCCTTAACACAAGGATCTCTAGAGAGGGCCAATGTTTCAGCAAGACCAAGAACTGAAGTAAAATCGTCTTGTTGGACTCTCCGCTGTTCACTTGCTTCCCCCTCTACAACCAAATCTGTCTGCTGAAAGCTTTCCACAACAAATCTAGCATCAAGGTTCAATCTTTGGGCAAGACGGCTTTCCAAAACCATGGCCATGGAATGAGCCACAATAGCACCACGAGCTACAGCTCTCTCGAATGTTTGAGAAGCTTCTACAGCCAGACAAGGTATGGATAACATCTCaatcaaaatgaaaatatcagAAAAATGGCGACAAGGACGGAAAGCCTGCTCATCCACCAAATGAAACTGTTCGGAACTGGGTCCATGTTCTCCAAACAAGAAAAGCCCAGAATGCATAGACGAGCAACTATCACCAAAATCGTCATCACAATCAATATCTCTAAGTATGGTTTCAGCAACATCTCCCCAGCTATTTACAGTTCTACTCAATAATTCAAGTACACAAGGAGAAACATCGACACCCAAATTCTTCAGCCTAACACGAACAGATCTGACCTACAAAGATGAAGAAAGAAGTTTGAAGGTTAAACGAAACCATGTTTAAATTATATTGCAATAACATAATTAAGATTTCTCTGTTCTTTTTTTGCTGACaatcatataatcaaataacccaaataaaaacataaaaataagacTTTATATACATTACCGCTTCAGGTAGGTGTTGGCACTGGGAGGCTGTTTTAAATATGAAACCTATGGTTGCAGCAAGAGGTTCATCATTTGAATCTAACAAAAACTCCAGTGATTGGGATAAAACCCGTTCCCACACTTCACTCCCACAGTCCAGTTGACTCAGCGCACTGAAAACCTGGGAAATGATACACACAACTTAGAGATGAACTATGCAAGCAGAACACACCGATCTGAGCAAATATGAACAAGCAAGCTAGACTTTTTCTCACTTAAACTAACATATTCAGAATATTTCTTTAATGAAAGGTTTTGTTTCCATACATCATGTTTGACCAAGCATCCAGGAATAGGAAGCTCATCTTGCAAAACAATAAGTACATCAACAGCCATCAGAAAGAATCTTACAGGAGTCCGTAATGAAGGTTCTGCATCTGGCTTCTGCAACCGTTCAATAAGAGCAAAGGCAGCAAGTGGATGCTCTGAATGCTCAACCAACTTGGGCACCAAAGACACCAGATCAGGCTGCAGATGCCTAGGAGCTTTATCCAGTACAAGAGCAATCTTTTCTGCAGACTGAGGCCTACGCCTTGGTTCAGGACAACCTTGTGGAACAGCTCCATCCAAAGCTCTCAGTGAGTTTACAATCAATCCTAAGAGCTCCTCAGATTGCTCTGGCCACTTGGTCTACATTACAAGGTGCTCAAACAGTAAGTACAATAACGTAGGCAAAGTGATTAGCTACTTCAGCAACAAGTGTATTATTACCTTTGAACGAAGGGACACATTTTCTGATCCTCCTGCAGATGTTTCTGGGGGACAAATTGGCTTCCCTGGAAGAGGTTTTCCTGAGATACCCTCCCCATGCATATCAGAACTTTGAACAGCTGAACCACTGGTACTTTCATCACCATTAGCATCCAATCGTTCATACACGGGACAATGTACAGATTCTGTCGGTCCATTTTCTCTACCAGATTGCAGTGGACTAGCAGCTCCACTTCCATCTGGAATTTTTGAGTTCGATTCAGATAAATCGCCATCACCACTTTCTTCTGTAGGTTGGCAACACTCAACCATAATGTCCAAAAGTAAATCAATAATAGCCTGCTGGAACACTGAGACTCCCATTAGTAAATTCATCAAACTAGGGGAAGATTCATCATTCTTTAAGACCTTCATTCCATCACCACTACCAGAAAGCTTGGTTGGAAGAAGCAGGCGCTTTACTTTAGCAGGATCATCAAGATAAACACGGAGTCCAGTCAGGAAACCAGCAATGGCACCCGCATCCATCAGAAGCTTTTCTCGTAAAGTGACCTGTGGCTGTGAAGGATTGTCACCGTATGTGAGGTGAAATCCAGCTCTGGAAAGCAGATTTCTAAAGATATCTTCTTCATCACCACCTAGCGCTCCACTATCTTCAGAATCAAGGAGTTCATCAGGATCTGTTGTCAACGCATCCTGATCATCCTCGGAAGCAAAAACCTGAGCCAAGATGCAAATCAATATTGGTATTATGAAGGGAAAACATTCAAATCACTgcttttgtaaaataattctTCTCTGATATTGGACCAAACTATTGAGACATATAACTCGACCAATTTGAATTAAAATCACTTTCAATCATGATAGCTGAAGACAGATGACTGCTGGTCAATAGATACCATTGTTAACATTTTCACATATAATGGGTGTGAACTAGACATAAAATCGTGTTCCCCATCAATGAGAACTCCATGGATAAATCCAAGAGCATATGATAGCTAGagaagccaaaaaaaaaaacaagatgtAAAACTGCCAGCAATCCCCAGCATGATGTGGAAAGAAACTTCAGCTAGGAATTATGACTTAAGAATTGATATCATTATACTAAGAATTGATTATCTTGACTTAAAGAAAAGACAGCCATGCTTAAGTTTTCAAGCAacttcaataataaataacaGGGAGTAACTGATAAAGGCTCATGAACACTAACCTCTAGGTCTGAAAACTCAAACCAAGGACAGCAGTCCAATATTTCACATACAAAAACAACGGTATCACGCACAAGAAACCCTGCATCTGCTTCCAACATATCTGAAACCTTCATGAACTGCAATACAGAATTGTTCCAAGTCTTAGTACATATGGAAGATTCCTTCCACACAGTTTTCACAGGGTTCTTTTGATTCACAACAGCCATCCTGTATCGCACCCAGAAATTTTTGTCCAGATCGCTACCAACTGATTGATCACTCTCCAAATAGATACATATGGTGTCAAAGGACTCATATACCCCTGCAAtgagaataaatataaaagattaAGCACAATCATAAACTGTGGCATTAAGGAGAAAAAAGCTTAACAACTGCTTACCAATCCGAAGCTCACATCCACCAGCTTGAAAGAATTTGCTAAAGATTTTTCGGGTCTCCATTATTTCCTTAAAAGACAGGAAGTTCTCCACCTTCCATGTAAAAGAGCTTCTTTTCACATTCTTGTCAATCTGGGTAGCAGATTCAGTATCCTGATCAATCAAATCCTGCAGAATTGATGTCTCTTTCAATATAAGGACCTCTGCAGAGAATACAACAGTGTCCTGAAAAAGGAACCCTGAATCTTGATCAAAAAGACTAGTAAGCGTCACAAATTCACGCCAACCCCAGTCCTTTGCAGCTTTGGAGTAGCGGTTCTGAGACTCCTTAGTGACAGATTTTTCCTCTATCTTCTGGTTCACAACAGATAAGCGGTGACTCACAAAACAACTC from Argentina anserina chromosome 2, drPotAnse1.1, whole genome shotgun sequence carries:
- the LOC126782623 gene encoding uncharacterized protein LOC126782623 — protein: MKHQQSSSSSPSQSSEAVPLSSSPSSSSSSSTSSSTVTTDQSHPATANSASVAEKPLPLPAAAAEDQAVGARDGGGGAQETVTVDRRGEYSAVCRWTVQNFPRIKARALWSKYFEVGGYDCRLLIYPKGDSQALPGYISVYLQIMDPRGTSSSKWDCFASYRLAIVNAADDSKTVHRDSWHRFSSKKKSHGWCDFTPSSTVFDSKLGFLFNTDSVLITADILILNESVNFMRDNNNNELQSSSAGGSVMSSSVGAGPASDVLSGKFTWKVHNFSLFRDMIKTQKIMSPVFPAGECNLRISVYQSTVNAVEYLSMCLESKDTDKTVVLSDRSCWCLFRTSVLNQKLGSNHMHRDSYGRFAADNKSGDNTSLGWNDYMKMSDFIGAESGFLADDTAVFSTSFHVIKEFSSFSKSGGFSAGRSGSGTRKLDGHMGKFTWKIENFTRLKDLLKKRKITGLCIKSRRFQIGNRDCRLIVYPRGQSQPPCHLSVFLEVTDSRNTASDWSCFVSHRLSVVNQKIEEKSVTKESQNRYSKAAKDWGWREFVTLTSLFDQDSGFLFQDTVVFSAEVLILKETSILQDLIDQDTESATQIDKNVKRSSFTWKVENFLSFKEIMETRKIFSKFFQAGGCELRIGVYESFDTICIYLESDQSVGSDLDKNFWVRYRMAVVNQKNPVKTVWKESSICTKTWNNSVLQFMKVSDMLEADAGFLVRDTVVFVCEILDCCPWFEFSDLEVFASEDDQDALTTDPDELLDSEDSGALGGDEEDIFRNLLSRAGFHLTYGDNPSQPQVTLREKLLMDAGAIAGFLTGLRVYLDDPAKVKRLLLPTKLSGSGDGMKVLKNDESSPSLMNLLMGVSVFQQAIIDLLLDIMVECCQPTEESGDGDLSESNSKIPDGSGAASPLQSGRENGPTESVHCPVYERLDANGDESTSGSAVQSSDMHGEGISGKPLPGKPICPPETSAGGSENVSLRSKTKWPEQSEELLGLIVNSLRALDGAVPQGCPEPRRRPQSAEKIALVLDKAPRHLQPDLVSLVPKLVEHSEHPLAAFALIERLQKPDAEPSLRTPVFSALSQLDCGSEVWERVLSQSLEFLLDSNDEPLAATIGFIFKTASQCQHLPEAVRSVRVRLKNLGVDVSPCVLELLSRTVNSWGDVAETILRDIDCDDDFGDSCSSMHSGLFLFGEHGPSSEQFHLVDEQAFRPCRHFSDIFILIEMLSIPCLAVEASQTFERAVARGAIVAHSMAMVLESRLAQRLNLDARFVVESFQQTDLVVEGEASEQRRVQQDDFTSVLGLAETLALSRDPCVKGFVKMLYTLLFKWYADESYRGRILKRLIDCATSTTDRSREIDLDFDILVTLACEEQEIVRPVLSLMREVAELANVDRAALWHQLCASEDEIMRMREERKAETAVMDREKAVITQKLSESEATNNRLKSEMKAETDCFVREKKELLERIQEVESQLEWHRSERDDEIKKLTTDRKLFQDRLHDAETQISQLKSRKRDELKKVVKEKNTLAERLKGADAARKRFDEELKRYATEKMTREEVRQSLEDEVRRLTQTVGQTEGEKREKEKQVARCEAYIDGMESKLQACQQYIHTLEASLQEEMSRHAPLYGAGLEALSMKELETLSRIHEEGLRQIHTLQQHKGSPAGSPLVSPHPQNHGLYLAAPPQMAVGMPTSLIPNGVGIHSNGHVNGAVGPWFNHS